The following coding sequences lie in one Streptomyces albofaciens JCM 4342 genomic window:
- a CDS encoding non-ribosomal peptide synthetase yields the protein MTGGGRAGEEPGTGAVALFRQWARAVPGRAALVHPGGRLTYAELDGRARALAAEPALAAVRPGDIVGVTMERSPLLPVAVLALWAAGGAYVPLPASYPAARNRAVLHEAGVRTVLTDREPDPAVLSGPTGDPVTCVRLTDRILRASARPPAQAVPPVPAARPDHAAGPEDLAYVLHTSGSSGAPKGVRIPHRAVVNLAHGLQHVYGDLAGARVLQFAPFTFDVWIWELAMSLLSGGTLVVPRADVPLHGPELGRILRESDISHLSGAASLVATLPEEEPIPVTTLTSGGEPLPEYLVRRWGGRLRLFNAYGPTEAGVCATMGRCRPGQGTPGIGHPLPGVSVHLLDERGTAVPDGEPGEVYIGGPGVGLGYLDRPADTRRHFVPDRFTADRPGRLLYRTGDLARRLPDGSYLFLGRIDAQLNVRGYRIEPGEVEAALLRHPDVTAAAVTATRGAPDGSVPPPDRDGPPSAGGTDRLTAHVQAAPGATLTGAALRRHLAALLPAHLVPSSFVLVDRLPLTAHGKIDRTALVPPAVRRCAPPAGRNTTASGRERDMAELVATVLGLDEVAPDDDFADLGATSLDLIRIQAAVTARWNTRLGAADLMDARTVRRLAALLDRTRNGARGAGTAPPGAARAPGHPLPAVRTVKGGFK from the coding sequence GTGACGGGCGGCGGCCGGGCGGGGGAGGAGCCGGGCACCGGCGCGGTCGCGCTCTTCCGGCAGTGGGCGCGCGCGGTGCCCGGGCGCGCCGCGCTGGTGCACCCCGGCGGCCGGCTGACCTACGCCGAACTGGACGGCCGGGCCCGTGCCCTGGCCGCCGAGCCGGCCCTGGCCGCAGTGCGGCCGGGCGACATCGTCGGCGTCACGATGGAACGCTCGCCCCTGCTGCCCGTGGCCGTGCTGGCCCTCTGGGCGGCGGGCGGCGCCTATGTGCCGCTGCCGGCCTCCTACCCGGCCGCACGCAACAGGGCGGTGCTCCACGAGGCCGGGGTACGGACGGTGCTCACCGACCGGGAGCCGGACCCCGCCGTGCTGTCCGGACCCACCGGGGACCCGGTGACCTGCGTACGTCTGACGGACCGCATCCTCCGGGCGTCCGCACGCCCGCCCGCGCAGGCCGTCCCGCCCGTGCCGGCGGCCCGGCCCGACCACGCCGCCGGTCCCGAAGACCTCGCCTACGTCCTGCACACCTCGGGCTCGTCCGGCGCGCCCAAGGGCGTACGGATACCGCACCGCGCGGTCGTCAACCTCGCGCACGGGCTCCAGCATGTCTACGGCGACCTGGCCGGCGCGCGCGTGCTGCAGTTCGCGCCGTTCACCTTCGACGTGTGGATCTGGGAGCTGGCCATGAGCCTGCTGAGCGGCGGCACCCTCGTCGTCCCGCGCGCCGACGTGCCGCTGCACGGCCCCGAACTCGGCCGGATACTGCGCGAGTCGGACATCAGTCACCTCTCCGGCGCCGCCTCGCTGGTGGCGACGCTGCCGGAGGAGGAGCCCATCCCCGTCACCACCCTGACCTCCGGCGGCGAGCCGCTGCCCGAGTACCTGGTACGGCGCTGGGGCGGCCGGTTGCGCCTGTTCAACGCGTACGGGCCGACCGAGGCGGGCGTCTGCGCCACCATGGGCCGCTGCCGCCCCGGACAGGGCACCCCGGGCATCGGGCACCCGCTGCCCGGCGTCTCGGTGCACCTCCTGGACGAGCGGGGCACCGCCGTACCGGACGGGGAACCCGGCGAGGTGTACATCGGCGGCCCCGGCGTCGGACTCGGCTACCTCGACCGCCCGGCCGACACCCGGCGCCATTTCGTCCCCGACCGCTTCACGGCAGACCGCCCCGGCCGCCTGCTCTACCGCACCGGCGACCTGGCCCGCCGCCTCCCGGACGGCTCCTACCTGTTCCTCGGGCGGATCGACGCACAGCTCAACGTCCGCGGCTACCGCATCGAGCCCGGCGAGGTGGAGGCGGCCCTGCTGCGCCACCCGGACGTCACCGCGGCCGCCGTGACCGCGACGCGCGGCGCGCCCGACGGCTCCGTACCGCCGCCGGACCGGGACGGCCCGCCGTCCGCCGGCGGCACCGACCGGCTCACCGCTCATGTGCAGGCGGCCCCCGGCGCCACGCTCACCGGCGCCGCGCTGCGCCGGCATCTGGCCGCGCTGCTGCCCGCCCACCTGGTGCCGTCCTCCTTCGTCCTCGTGGACCGGCTGCCCCTCACCGCGCACGGCAAGATCGACCGTACGGCCCTGGTGCCGCCCGCGGTACGGCGGTGCGCCCCGCCGGCCGGGCGGAACACCACCGCCTCCGGGCGGGAACGGGACATGGCGGAGCTGGTGGCCACGGTGCTGGGCCTGGACGAGGTGGCCCCCGACGACGACTTCGCCGACCTCGGCGCCACCTCGCTCGACCTGATCCGCATCCAGGCGGCCGTCACCGCGCGCTGGAACACCCGGCTCGGCGCGGCCGACCTCATGGACGCCCGCACGGTGCGGCGACTGGCCGCGCTTCTCGACCGTACGCGCAACGGCGCCCGGGGCGCGGGCACCGCACCACCCGGCGCCGCGCGCGCTCCCGGGCATCCTCTACCGGCCGTACGCACCGTGAAAGGCGGATTCAAGTGA
- a CDS encoding NAD(P)-binding domain-containing protein, producing MADVTVIGTGVIGSGVVRACAAAGLEVAVWNRTERRAREVAAESPHIRAHPTAAGAVGASRTTLLCLLNYPVTHQVLEESGADLNGRLVVQHSSGVPESVGPLRDRVTGAGGRYMEAAILNYPDAIGTDACFTVYGGAPEDFAELGPVTKAMSGHQVHLHAEPRYAKAYHVVASAFYYAFVSGFLECAAIAEHIGVPLGAFADSVPLYDPGFENTVRVGLDLIERGDYHFEQAPLTTHIDVLENLTGAAEGAGIDASYLKALRDRVRTALDQGHRREHIAVLTEQFRARRGAAPRPVEGA from the coding sequence ATGGCGGACGTGACCGTGATCGGCACCGGTGTGATCGGCTCGGGCGTGGTCCGGGCCTGCGCCGCGGCCGGCCTGGAGGTGGCGGTGTGGAACCGCACCGAGCGGCGCGCCCGGGAAGTGGCGGCGGAGAGCCCGCACATCCGGGCCCACCCCACCGCGGCCGGGGCGGTCGGCGCCTCCCGGACCACCCTGCTGTGTCTGCTCAACTACCCGGTCACCCACCAGGTGCTGGAGGAGTCCGGCGCCGACCTGAACGGACGGCTGGTCGTCCAGCACTCCAGCGGCGTGCCGGAGAGCGTCGGGCCGCTCCGGGACCGGGTCACCGGCGCCGGGGGCCGCTACATGGAGGCGGCCATCCTCAACTACCCGGACGCCATCGGCACCGACGCCTGCTTCACCGTCTACGGCGGGGCACCGGAGGACTTCGCCGAACTGGGCCCGGTGACCAAGGCGATGTCCGGCCACCAGGTGCACCTGCACGCCGAACCCCGCTACGCGAAGGCGTACCACGTCGTGGCCAGCGCCTTCTACTACGCGTTCGTCAGCGGCTTCCTGGAGTGCGCGGCGATCGCCGAGCACATCGGGGTGCCGCTCGGCGCGTTCGCCGACTCGGTGCCGCTGTACGACCCGGGCTTCGAGAACACCGTACGGGTCGGCCTCGACCTGATCGAACGCGGCGACTACCACTTCGAGCAGGCCCCGCTGACCACCCACATCGACGTCCTGGAGAACCTCACCGGCGCGGCCGAGGGTGCCGGGATCGACGCCTCGTACCTCAAGGCCCTGCGCGACCGGGTGCGCACCGCGCTGGACCAGGGCCACCGGCGCGAGCACATCGCCGTCCTCACCGAGCAGTTCCGTGCCCGCCGGGGCGCCGCCCCACGCCCCGTGGAGGGCGCGTGA
- a CDS encoding cytochrome P450, with the protein METHPEPIDYPFSEPSGLTVDPEYEDCRSRPGLTWIRPPYGDNAWLVTRYADIRFVLRDRRFVRTPPPGSDEARLTPLPLQDSILNTDPPQQPRLRKALAQGLGLNAEHVRELEELATGEARRLLARCTAQPPPADLAAAYTKPLTVAILCPLIGIPEEDLAVFLDWFEGFAGTGLPADVVESRIEEISRYTARLIADRRQRPREDLVSRLAARLGQDDGLSMAELGELVNDILLAVDNVTTQLTNACYVLLSRPDRFRELAADPGLLPRAADELLRYAPFPSHVTFARYATEDVEVGGTLVRAGEQVLPALPAGNHDPRMFAEPERLDFHRGGNPHLSFGHGTHHCMGPPLVRMLVKVAVAALLGHPGLRPAAADEELPWRADLIIRRIEALPVTW; encoded by the coding sequence GTGGAAACACACCCCGAACCCATTGATTACCCCTTTTCCGAGCCGTCCGGGCTCACCGTCGATCCGGAATACGAGGACTGCCGCAGCCGCCCCGGGCTGACGTGGATACGGCCGCCGTACGGTGACAACGCCTGGCTGGTCACGCGCTACGCGGACATCCGCTTCGTCCTGCGGGACCGGCGGTTCGTCCGCACGCCCCCGCCGGGCAGCGACGAGGCGCGGCTGACCCCGCTGCCGTTGCAGGACAGCATCCTGAACACCGATCCGCCCCAGCAGCCCCGGCTGCGCAAGGCCCTCGCCCAGGGGCTCGGGCTGAACGCCGAGCACGTCCGGGAGCTGGAGGAGCTGGCCACCGGGGAGGCGCGGCGGCTGCTGGCCCGCTGTACGGCGCAGCCGCCCCCGGCCGACCTGGCCGCCGCGTACACCAAGCCGCTCACCGTGGCCATCCTCTGCCCGCTGATCGGCATCCCCGAGGAGGACCTGGCGGTCTTCCTCGACTGGTTCGAGGGGTTCGCGGGCACCGGTCTGCCCGCCGACGTGGTGGAGTCCCGTATCGAGGAGATCTCCCGCTACACGGCCCGGCTCATCGCCGACCGCCGGCAGCGGCCGCGGGAGGACCTGGTCAGCCGCCTGGCCGCCCGGCTGGGCCAGGACGACGGGCTGTCGATGGCGGAGCTGGGCGAGCTGGTCAACGACATCCTGCTCGCCGTCGACAACGTCACCACCCAGCTCACCAACGCCTGTTACGTGCTGCTCTCCCGCCCCGACCGCTTCCGGGAGCTGGCGGCCGATCCGGGCCTGCTGCCGCGGGCGGCCGACGAGCTGCTGCGGTATGCGCCGTTCCCCTCGCACGTCACCTTCGCCCGGTACGCCACCGAGGACGTGGAGGTCGGCGGCACGCTCGTGCGCGCCGGTGAGCAGGTGCTGCCCGCGCTGCCGGCCGGCAACCACGATCCGCGGATGTTCGCCGAGCCGGAGCGGCTGGACTTCCACCGCGGTGGCAACCCGCACCTGTCCTTCGGCCACGGCACCCACCACTGCATGGGGCCGCCGCTGGTGCGGATGCTGGTGAAGGTGGCCGTGGCCGCCCTGCTCGGCCACCCCGGCCTGCGGCCGGCCGCGGCGGACGAGGAGCTGCCGTGGCGCGCGGACCTGATCATCCGGCGGATCGAGGCGCTGCCGGTCACCTGGTGA
- a CDS encoding SigB/SigF/SigG family RNA polymerase sigma factor: MATTTIARHHGRRADDPDTTEEMRLLITLPDGPKKERLRQRVITAWLPLAHRQAVRLRERGEQLDDLKQVAALGLVKAVDRFDPERADAFEQFAIPTITGELKRHFRDHTWDVHVPRRTQELRNKVRKAVRELSTTLDGRSPTVAQIAGHARLTEEDVVLGLEALETYRSLSLDVALDRSGDNDDYTLMDTLGSADARFGLIEDREAVKPALARLPERERHILYLRFFKDMTQSAIAAELGLSQMHVSRLISRALARVRSEVTRAADEEHRAAA, from the coding sequence ATGGCCACCACCACGATCGCGCGCCACCACGGGCGCCGTGCCGACGACCCCGACACGACCGAGGAGATGCGGCTGCTGATCACGCTGCCGGACGGGCCCAAGAAGGAGCGGCTCCGGCAGCGGGTGATCACCGCCTGGCTGCCGCTGGCGCACCGGCAGGCGGTCCGGCTGCGGGAGCGCGGGGAACAGCTCGACGACCTCAAGCAGGTCGCCGCACTCGGCCTGGTCAAGGCGGTCGACCGGTTCGATCCCGAGCGGGCCGACGCCTTCGAGCAGTTCGCCATCCCGACCATCACCGGCGAACTCAAGCGGCACTTCCGCGACCACACCTGGGACGTGCATGTGCCCCGGCGCACGCAGGAACTGCGCAACAAGGTCCGCAAGGCCGTACGCGAACTGAGCACCACCCTGGACGGGCGCTCGCCCACCGTGGCGCAGATCGCCGGGCACGCCCGGCTGACCGAGGAGGACGTCGTCCTCGGGCTGGAGGCCCTGGAGACCTACCGGTCGCTGTCACTGGACGTGGCCCTGGACCGCAGCGGCGACAACGACGACTACACCCTGATGGACACCCTCGGCTCGGCCGACGCCCGCTTCGGGCTCATAGAGGACCGCGAAGCGGTCAAGCCCGCCCTGGCCCGGCTCCCCGAACGGGAACGCCACATCCTGTACCTGCGGTTCTTCAAGGACATGACGCAGAGCGCCATCGCCGCCGAGCTGGGCCTGTCCCAGATGCACGTCTCGCGCCTGATCAGCCGGGCCCTGGCCCGGGTGCGCTCCGAGGTCACCCGGGCGGCGGACGAGGAGCACCGGGCCGCCGCGTGA
- a CDS encoding EF-hand domain-containing protein, translating to MVAGVIAQKSDQWFNLADVDGNGYIEEVDLQRLAERTLTHFGYSKESPKWARLHEAYAKAWQIMYELTDTDKDNRISRAEFQGYMDRNAKPSTADGLLRPITDAEFDVADTDGDGYLSPDEYAELLRAFGLSTRDARTGARSIDTDNDGRISREEYFVACRDLYSKEAADDRSSQVFGPLTRT from the coding sequence ATGGTCGCCGGTGTCATAGCGCAGAAATCGGATCAGTGGTTCAACCTGGCGGACGTCGACGGTAATGGCTATATCGAGGAAGTCGACCTCCAGCGACTGGCCGAACGGACGCTGACGCACTTCGGGTACAGCAAGGAGAGCCCCAAGTGGGCGCGCCTGCACGAGGCGTATGCCAAAGCCTGGCAGATCATGTACGAATTGACGGACACGGACAAGGACAACCGGATTTCGCGGGCCGAGTTCCAGGGCTACATGGACCGTAACGCGAAGCCGTCCACGGCCGACGGCCTGCTCCGTCCGATCACGGACGCGGAGTTCGACGTGGCCGACACGGACGGCGACGGATACCTGTCCCCGGACGAGTACGCCGAACTGCTGCGCGCGTTCGGCCTGTCGACCCGTGACGCCCGGACCGGCGCCCGTAGCATCGACACCGACAACGACGGCCGTATCAGCCGCGAAGAATATTTCGTGGCCTGTCGTGACCTCTACTCCAAGGAAGCCGCGGACGACCGCAGCAGCCAGGTGTTCGGGCCGCTCACCCGCACCTGA
- a CDS encoding ArnT family glycosyltransferase, whose protein sequence is MAALAALLYAWNITGSGLAPYYSVAARSMTESWKAFLFTAYDPAATITLDKIGGFLWPQALSARLFGFHDWALTLPQCVEGVVSVLVMYRVVRRWQGPATGLLAAGLLTLTPVTASMFGHPGPDAALVMCLLLAADRYQAAVRDARLRPLVWAGVWVGLGFQAKMMQAWLIVPALAVGYGAAAPAGLRTRAGHLLAAGAVMVAVSLSWVLLMTWVPVDVRPYADGTADNSAWSMVFGYNGFGRLGSGARESGAKLFLPGLAAQCGWLYPSAVSGLVRGAVRCSRTGGERGGHIERGGYVLWGCWALGTAAVLSVIAVPHRAYTATLVPALVALSAAGLVTLWRLHRAGRGRSRFLLPAVVVCQAVWAVYVAHGYAGFARWLVPVVGGAAAVGVVALLLVRPGSVAGAGSGRWRAPVALLVGGVAMFAAPVTWSLSVLDPRYAGSAFDAAAGPRGPGPVPPYSATLPGTYLAGPNGDVDIYPTTRLTPGQRHLLDHVRRHNGGARYLLSADRGWARSKAITETGLPVLPLGGFTHESASVPLAAFKRLVASGQLRFALLDDTAVARPGRDGKPTESARIASWVRSACPRVAVGPATGALPGVVSPLTAESLHRCAPAGAGA, encoded by the coding sequence GTGGCCGCGCTGGCAGCGCTGCTGTACGCGTGGAACATCACCGGCAGCGGGCTGGCCCCGTACTACTCGGTCGCCGCCCGCAGCATGACCGAGAGCTGGAAGGCCTTCCTGTTCACGGCGTACGACCCGGCGGCGACGATCACCCTCGACAAGATCGGCGGCTTCCTCTGGCCGCAGGCCCTCTCCGCCCGCCTCTTCGGCTTCCACGACTGGGCGCTGACACTGCCGCAGTGCGTCGAGGGCGTCGTGTCCGTCCTGGTCATGTACCGCGTCGTACGCCGCTGGCAGGGCCCCGCGACCGGCCTCCTGGCTGCCGGGCTGCTCACCCTCACCCCCGTGACCGCCTCCATGTTCGGTCACCCGGGTCCGGACGCGGCCCTCGTCATGTGCCTGCTGCTGGCCGCCGACCGCTACCAGGCCGCCGTCCGCGACGCCCGGCTGCGCCCGCTCGTATGGGCCGGTGTGTGGGTCGGCCTGGGCTTCCAGGCGAAGATGATGCAGGCGTGGCTGATCGTGCCGGCGCTCGCCGTGGGGTACGGGGCCGCCGCACCCGCCGGGCTGCGCACGCGGGCCGGTCACCTGCTGGCGGCGGGGGCGGTCATGGTCGCGGTGTCCTTGTCCTGGGTACTGCTGATGACGTGGGTGCCGGTGGACGTACGCCCGTACGCGGACGGCACGGCCGACAACAGCGCCTGGTCGATGGTCTTCGGCTACAACGGCTTCGGCCGGCTCGGCTCCGGGGCCCGGGAGAGCGGCGCGAAGCTGTTCCTCCCGGGCCTCGCGGCGCAGTGCGGCTGGCTGTATCCGTCGGCGGTGTCCGGGCTGGTCCGCGGTGCGGTCCGGTGCTCGCGTACCGGCGGGGAGCGTGGCGGGCACATCGAGCGCGGCGGATATGTGCTGTGGGGTTGCTGGGCGCTGGGCACGGCTGCGGTACTGAGTGTGATCGCGGTCCCGCACCGTGCCTACACGGCCACCCTCGTGCCCGCCCTCGTGGCGCTGTCCGCCGCGGGCCTCGTGACGCTGTGGCGCCTCCACCGGGCGGGCCGGGGGCGGTCCCGGTTCCTGCTCCCCGCCGTCGTCGTCTGCCAGGCGGTGTGGGCGGTGTATGTGGCCCACGGGTACGCCGGGTTCGCGCGGTGGCTGGTGCCGGTGGTCGGCGGGGCGGCGGCCGTGGGGGTGGTGGCGCTCCTGCTCGTGCGCCCGGGCTCGGTGGCAGGCGCGGGGAGCGGCAGGTGGCGGGCGCCGGTCGCGCTGCTCGTCGGCGGCGTGGCGATGTTCGCCGCGCCGGTCACCTGGTCGCTCTCCGTCCTGGACCCGCGCTACGCGGGCTCGGCGTTCGACGCCGCCGCCGGACCGCGCGGCCCCGGCCCGGTACCCCCGTACAGCGCCACGCTGCCCGGCACCTACCTCGCGGGGCCGAACGGCGACGTGGACATCTACCCCACGACCCGCCTGACCCCTGGCCAGCGGCACCTCCTGGACCACGTACGCCGGCACAACGGCGGTGCCCGGTACCTGCTGTCCGCGGACCGGGGCTGGGCCCGCTCGAAGGCCATCACCGAGACGGGCCTGCCGGTCCTGCCGCTCGGCGGCTTCACCCACGAGTCCGCGTCCGTCCCGCTGGCCGCGTTCAAGCGGCTCGTCGCCTCCGGGCAGCTGCGCTTCGCGCTGCTCGACGACACCGCGGTGGCGCGCCCCGGGCGGGACGGGAAACCGACGGAGAGCGCGCGGATCGCCTCCTGGGTGCGGTCGGCGTGCCCCCGGGTCGCCGTCGGTCCGGCCACCGGCGCTCTCCCCGGTGTCGTCTCCCCGCTCACCGCCGAATCCCTGCACCGCTGCGCACCGGCCGGCGCAGGAGCCTGA
- a CDS encoding SAM-dependent methyltransferase codes for MSAEPSWTGAFSHQEIERTYAMLTVLEEDAAGPDRHFGMWTGADDPATVEEATGRLTALVLSELRAARGSRVLDVGCGNGRPAVRLAETSGASVVGIDIDERALAAASAYARQRGLGHAVRFQHADALRPPFEDGSFDAALAFESTPHFDVAELYGALSRVLRPGGRLVVETPYVRGRITRDLLDRIGPYLSLLNAVSLDPPHTHLAAAREAGLHITELLDLTENVRGSFGRLLARLEKVRPRLADTLGDEQAGRLLAAFAGWAEAPEVGAILMTFTRTEH; via the coding sequence ATGTCCGCCGAACCGAGTTGGACCGGCGCCTTTTCCCACCAGGAGATCGAGCGCACCTACGCCATGCTCACCGTCCTCGAAGAGGACGCCGCCGGGCCCGACCGGCATTTCGGCATGTGGACCGGCGCCGACGACCCGGCGACCGTCGAGGAGGCCACCGGGCGGCTGACCGCGCTGGTGCTGTCCGAACTCCGCGCCGCCCGGGGCAGCCGCGTCCTGGACGTGGGCTGCGGCAACGGCCGCCCCGCGGTCCGCCTCGCCGAGACCTCGGGCGCGAGCGTCGTCGGCATCGACATCGACGAACGGGCCCTGGCCGCCGCGTCCGCGTACGCCCGGCAGCGCGGACTCGGCCACGCGGTGCGCTTCCAGCACGCCGACGCGCTGCGGCCGCCGTTCGAGGACGGCTCCTTCGACGCGGCGCTGGCCTTCGAGAGCACCCCGCACTTCGACGTCGCGGAGCTGTACGGGGCCCTCTCCCGCGTCCTGCGGCCGGGCGGCCGGCTCGTCGTCGAGACGCCGTACGTCCGCGGCCGGATCACCCGGGACCTGCTGGACCGCATCGGCCCGTACCTCAGCCTGCTGAACGCGGTGTCGCTGGACCCGCCGCACACCCACCTGGCGGCGGCCCGCGAGGCCGGGCTGCACATCACCGAACTCCTGGACCTCACCGAGAACGTACGGGGCTCCTTCGGCCGGCTGCTGGCCCGGCTCGAAAAGGTCCGCCCCCGCCTGGCGGACACGCTGGGGGACGAACAGGCCGGCCGCCTCCTCGCGGCCTTCGCCGGCTGGGCCGAGGCGCCCGAGGTCGGCGCCATCCTCATGACCTTCACCAGGACGGAGCACTGA